The window GCACGCCGACGTGGTCAATCCCGACCTTCTCGCCTTCATCAAGGGCTGAACTGACAAGCTGTGAGCGCGGTGATGGCCTTTACGGGTTGGGGTCGGGCAGGACGCGATCCTCCGCGTGCGCGCCGAGGCCGCGCGCGTAGCGGTGCATCGCCTCCGCCATCACCTCGCCGCGCGACCGCCCGGCGGTCTCCACGCCGAACACTTCCTTCATGAAGCCCACCTTGTTCAGCTCCTCGTGCACCGCCGGCGCCTGATCCGGCGGATACACGCGCCCCGGCCGCCCGATGGCGATGAAGCCGATGGGGACGAACGCGCCCTCGGGCAGCTCGGTGTGGAGATGCACCTTGCCGTCCAGCGCCACTACGCACGCGGGGCCCAGGCGCGCGCCGTTGAACACCATGGCGCCGG of the Candidatus Methylomirabilota bacterium genome contains:
- a CDS encoding gamma carbonic anhydrase family protein encodes the protein MRVEHGGRGPRIESSAWVAPTAVVSGEVIIGPGARILHGAVLTAERGQSLTVGRECVVMEHAVLRAAGRWPLTLGEHVLVGPHAHLSGCAIGAGSFIATGAMVFNGARLGPACVVALDGKVHLHTELPEGAFVPIGFIAIGRPGRVYPPDQAPAVHEELNKVGFMKEVFGVETAGRSRGEVMAEAMHRYARGLGAHAEDRVLPDPNP